A stretch of DNA from Arachis hypogaea cultivar Tifrunner chromosome 19, arahy.Tifrunner.gnm2.J5K5, whole genome shotgun sequence:
AgtatggtaattaattatattagttaagaACTTGATAGTTACATATATTTGAAAATTGCAGCTACTCAACGATTGCATGGATAAGTTCGGCTCATAAAGGTGCCTTACCAGATGTGAAATATGATGGAAGATCTTCAACTACGACGGGAAAAGTTTTTGACTTCTATACCGGTTTGGGGACCATAGCATTTGGGTATGCTGCACATAATGTGTTACTTGAGATCCAAGCAACAGTTCCTTCGACGCCGGAGGAACCTTCAAAGAAGGCCATGTGGAAGGGAATGATTGTTGCTTACATTGTTGTGGGTTTGTGCTACTTCCCTGTTGCAATCGTTGGCTACTGGGCTTTTGGAAACTCTGTTACTGATAACATCCTCATGTCTCTCGATAAACCCCACTGGCTCACCGCTGTTGCTAATATATTTGTCGTTATTCATGTCACCGGAAGTTATCAGGTACATTTCGCTTTACACTAAGGCTGTGTTAATTTATTTTCTAGTTTAGGGTTCCAGATTGGGCTTCACGTATCttagttttataaatttttgtttaaatGAACATAAGTCACTAACTAGCTATCAAGTTTCTGTTTAAAGAATTTATCTGCCATTAAAAATTAGTcaacatatatttttatataaagtaataattaaaaatcCTAATTCGTCTTCCTACTTATTCTCCTAgtaattaaaagagtaaaaactataaatttatatgttaatttttaaaaacataaaaaaataaaaaattcaaaacttgATAATTAAAAAGATGAATTAACATTctggattaattttttttgttgtataaatacatatgttgtttaaattatttttgtatatttcgtattttaatatatgttttagttcaataattaatttaatggctgaatttttatgtatttataatatttttttaagagtttACTTATATATAGCGGAGAGGGTTCATTGTAGCTTTTCATTGTAAAAATATAGATATATTGCATCATCATTACAATTTATTATCTGGATATATAATATTCAGTCATTTGTATAGGTGCTCTTAGAATAAATAAGAGGATTATCTTCTTTAATTAATTTATGCTACACAcggttaaaataattttgttataaatatttattaatgacTTGTCATTTAACTAATAAATGAATGCAAGAGTTCCCAAGAGCACTAAGAAGTTCTCATGTTGTTGCTAGGTGTTTGCTGTTCCGGTGTTTGACATGATGGAATCACTCATGGTACGGAAAATGAATTTCAAGCCAACTTGGTACCTTCGTTTCATTTCCCGCAATATTTATGTTGGTgagtgttcttcataatcttttttctatatatataaaatagtagtTCTTTTTCAATGCACACGTGAGTAGAATCTAACAGCAACGTTGAAAACTTTGTTCACATGCAATGCAGCACTTACTATGCTAGTTGCAATTATATTTCCATTTTTTGGTGGGCTCCTTAGCTTCTTAGGAGGACTTGTCTTTGCTCCAACCACATACTTCGTAAGGAAATCAAATTaatctcatttttatttatttattattttgcaaCCTACAAACAAACCCTGATGGTATTCAATTTAATGAACTTTCGCAGCTCCCTTGCATAATGTGGTTAGTAGTCTATAAACCAAAGAGATTTAGCGGATCCTGGTGTGCAAATTGGgtatgtattttaaaaatttatactcATAGTTCTATATAGTTGAATTtccatatattatataatataacatctaataaatatatagtgctcttaataactaataaaaaatcaaatataagtGCAGTACTCTTTTATATGTACTAAGGTGAATGTATTAAAATCTCACAAAATTTACCATTATACTATATATATGACTCTAAATTTTTTTCATGGTGTTTCAGTTTTGCATCGTATTTGGAGTATTATTGATGGTTTTAGGCTCGATTGGCTCAATGAGGGAAATCATACTGCAAGCTAAGGACTACAAatttttttcttgatctttttttttttggcacaaaGGAGGTTGCGTCAACGATGATGTTACTCGGGATATTATTcatcacatttattcatctatttCTTTTAGTCCTTTGGTCAAATGTCTAGTTAGCTATTTTAGAAAAACACCTTTATCAATGGAAGTATATTATTAGAACAGACTACTTTCATTTTAAGGGATTGTTTAGGTGAGtttgttagaaaagatttttttttttaagggtcTGGATTTATTTGGATAGGTtcataagttatttttttttaacttttaacttatgaaaaggtATATTATTAatgtttggtataatttttaaaattaaattgcaagtttttaaaagactattttagtgtttatggagaagttaaaaaaaaatgacttctctcaaataaaaagttttttattatttttttcttaaaataaatatttaaaattaaaaatttaaatacaaaatgacttatttataagttacttttaatataagcatttattaattaaattattttttgaaaaacaatttaattaaagTGTTTATCCAAATTGAGCCTAAGTATGgcttcttttttttgcttttaatAGGTTATTTCATTCGAGTACAATCCGTATTTCTTGCCCAAAAAAATTTGGGAACCAAACTTAAGAAACAAAAGTAAccaaaattttctatttaatgagATAAGTAACTGAACAAATTTGGAACCaaactttttatttaataagtaacgtttatttattcttttcacaagtcttatattttttattctaatatttACTATATATAAAAACATTGATTACATATATTAAATAACATATTATAATAAACAACTTGGGTTGGTCGTCTCTGGATTAGTCCTCAACTTGTCGGGTTAAGGAATATCATGAGCAATCAAAAAATGAATTTagattttctaaattttgaattttcactttagagagtaaattgtgatttctcatctttaaataatttttctcatattttttcttAGTCCCACCTacaaaataaatggtgagagattatactttattcactaaagtgaaattcaaaatttatggaATCTAAATCCCAAAAAAATAACACATTATAATAATATACATTTAtcgatttatatttttattaaataaatacgcaatttatattataataataaaaatacattccttatttattatataacatCCATAAATTCATCCACGTCATTTTTATACTTAatagatttttataattaatattattcaattctaaattatatattattgtatattttaaattattttacgtGTTTACTAATAAATCGtgattttaaattgttttagtaTCCTTTTAAAGGTATTATACATTTAAATCACCgcataatttttaaattactgTCCTCTcggtaatttaaaaatttgttttatgttttttttaaagtaaaataatttattctgacATTTTAACcacacattaaaattttttttctcggAGTTACTATTTACTCTAATTTTATACACTTCTGGAGTTAGTCAGATTATATAGAAAATGACGAGTAAGGAAGTTTCAATAAACCTTAGGCAAGATAACTCCATACTAATTAGTTGTCATTAATtagtgattatttaaattttatctttttaaagttacaaaattaatgattattaattgtaataatttaaaattggtTGATTAAAAattgtttacctatacttttctttaGTCTACCAAACTGGAAGATAAGTGGAAAAAAAACTACTTATAAATGCTGTGAAGTTGACATCTCAGATGAGCAAAACGAAATCATCATTTCCGTAGAGTTTTACAGCAAGACATACAATGCAGAACACATTGAGTAGTACGTTTTAATATAACAGGAAAAAATGACCAATTGACAAGAAAATTTCATATCAACACTAGCAAGTTACATTGTACAAAAGAAAATCTGGGatgggaccaaaaataaataagtaaatcagAAGCCAGATGACTCAACCAATGAGGAATATGATGCATTCTCATCCAAGTTTGTGGGCTTCTTAGTGCTGGTTTTTCTTGATGCTCCATCAGTGTTCTTACCAATTGGCCCCACCTCCAAACCTACGGTCTCACATAATGCTACTCTTTCCTGTTTTGCTAGATCCATGTCGCCATCCCAGCAAGTGTCGCATATGATTTCGAGTGCTCTCTCAATCTTGTCTTGAGCTACAAGATTCCCATTTTGTAGCAGGACAAGGTACGCCTGTTCAGCTGCTGCTTTTCGAATCTGATTTACAACAAAAGAGAGaacgaaaaaaatgagaaaacatGAAACAAGATTGCGCATTGTTTGTGACTGCTGATATGCTTTTAAGCGAAAATCACCTTAGGGTACCGAtgcacaagaaaagaaacaagttgAGAAAAGGCCCTCATATTGATTGGTTCCAGTACTGAAGCTACATAACCAAGTATTGCAATACCAGCATACAACTTAGAGAAGTCTTTGGATCCCTTCAATTCGATTGCAAGACAATCCAGAACTCCAGCACAAAAAGTTGGAGTGTTGgcctaaaaataaattttatagataaaatGAATTATCATCAAACATCATACAGAGTATAAAAACAAGAGAAATACTAGGTgaacaagttatttttgtaaccaagtctttatttttttttttattcttcttgtgTGTCTCCTCTTTATTGTGCCAATAAGCTATTAGATCAACTTAGTTGAACTTGGTTACCAAAATGACTTAGTCATGTAGCATCACCGTAAAAACAAAAGATAGATCCAAAGCCTTCCCCCGGTTCATTATTTTGAACAGTAGAAATCGCTCATAAGCAGCTATTCGCTATAGAAGACAATGGGATAATATTAGATTATTAGTTGACTATTTTCTTTTTACCTCTGCTTTCTCACTTTTCAACATTAATGCGAAAACATGTAACAAGaaataaatcacattattactCTTAAAAGTATGTTACAAGAGAGAATTTTGCAATGTAAATCGGGTACAAGACGtctatatgataaaaatatttgatgTACAAAGACAATACAGCAACCTTCCTTCTCACACTTGTTTCCACTGAGTGGTGTGGGACCACACATATATTGCCAATAAATCAATACAAAAATATACTTCACCATTATGCCAAAGCAGAAATAGACCACATGTGTAAATGGAAATTTAGATAACCTACTAACAgggaaattgaaaaataaagagaacaaatgtAGACTAACCTCCATGTTAAGGAATACCTTTTTGCTGAATAGAGCCTCAATGGTCTGAAATACAGAGCAAATCGATCTATGCATAAAAATTCATATCTCATAACAGAGAAGGCAAGCAACCAGTATTATTTTATACATACAACAAAAGGAAATAAGCTAAAAGTAAGGATATTTTAAGTATTGATGATAAGGAGTGTGCTCAAAGGTACTCTAAACACAAGAAACATATAAATGGCTAGGAATTCTTAGAACAGTGATCCTTCAGCTACAACCTATGGTTCAGTACTGGGCTATCATGGGTAATCTTTATGCTATATCCTAAGGCATATCAACTACACACAGTTTTAATCAAGAACTGCCTTTCACATCAGGAATTTTAGCCTCccccaagaaagaaaagaagctatAAAATAGAAACATCAAGAAAATTTCAGTTTAAGAAGAAACAATAGTTAAGGATTACTAAGGTAACTTAATACCTTTAAAGATGGTATGATAACTCTATCACATTTCTCATATTGTTGAAGAACCCACAGGATGTCAACAGATAGCATGTACTCCCTGGACATTCTTGTATTATGTTCTTCAGATTCAACCCCTTCTAGATACTCCAATAGTGCCGAGAGCGATATCTTCTTCAAAGAATCTTGCAACCCTCCAATAGAGATAACCAATCCAGATAGCACATCTCTGCTATAACAACCAAATTGAAGTAACTGAACAAAGCATGGATAAGAATAGGAAGGGACCTGCATCAAAACAGTGTGTTCACCAAAAAGCAATATAATCAATGCTACCATCATCAAGAACTGATAAAAAAAATCCATAAACTTACGGCCCATTTCGGTTCTGCTTCCTTAGGAATGATTTCTTCTAACTTTTCTCGAAAAGGTATATATGGAATATATATCATCTGGTTATACAAAATTCTGGGGAGAACATTTGCAGCTGCTTCTCTCAACTTATCCATCTTCTCTACGGCTTGCTTACAAATTCCTCTGATTAAACTGGTAGCAAGATTTTCATCAAATAATAAAAGCTCTTGGTTGTTCTTAGGCAAGTTATCATTCAAAGGCTGCACTAAAGATTCAATTTCCTTTCCATCTGGTGTTCCAGACAAAGAGGCTGACTTATCTATCTTACAAAGCATATATGTACACTTTTCAAGGCCATCTAATGCAGCCTCACGAACCCAAGAACCAACATCACCTCGGTTATCAACAGAATAGTCATCAAGAGCTTTAAATAAACTCATCATCACCTCATTCTTTATTAGAACAGACAGAGAAATATCATTCTCAGTAAGAGATGTTGCAGCATCTTCTCTTCCACTAATTAATGTTTCACATATTGATATGAGCCCTCTGACAGCATTTACACGTGCTTCAGCATCTCTGTCTTCAGGATTTTTCTGCAAATAGGAAAAAGTTATATAACATAAGCACCGGAAGCCAAGACAGTATAACGAAATAATAAACAGGATTTGCAACTGTGTAAAACACCTCAATTGCACAACAGCTACAAAGCTTCAAAACCACATTTCTCCACTGGCCAGCCAATAACTCATATGGCAAAACACCAATTGCCAATGCAGATCCTCTCCTTACAGCAACGTTTGGATCGGTCAGCATATTGAGGTACTTTGCTGTCACATCACTTGTACCTTTATTATCTGAAGCAAGTAAGTACGCCAGGATAAAATGTTTAAGGGCTTTAACAGCGGCATTCTGTAAATCATATGAAGATTATTCTAGTCAAGTATAACATCCAACAAAAATGGCATATTGGAATTACCAAAAAATCGATCATACAAATTACTTGTAACAAAGGGGAAGGACCTGTATCTGAGAATTAGGATGTCTTAGATTCTCATTCAGAGTATCAAGCAAGCTTCTCTTTATCTTTTCTGATAAAGCCACTTTAGATATGGAAATACATTCAATAAATCTAGAAACAGCTGAACGCATTATCTCTCCTCCCTTTCCACGATAAAGCCGTGCTTTCTCAATTGCAGGAACAACACCAGCAAGAGTTTTTTGCTTATCTGTCAATGACAATAAAAATGTCAAATTTCTGCTAAAAGTTGTATAAAATTTTGAAACTCATTACCTTAACCTCATAGTAGCTGTATATATTTCAGTACTAAGAGTTCTATACAGTTTcctcttatttttctctttcttttattttaataggACAGGTCTGTTTCACTACCACTAATAACAGCATAATAAGAAGTTACAAGAAGAAAGTACCAACCAGAAGGAAGAGCATAGCTGCATTGATGTAAAGCCAGAACCAGCTCCCCAGTTGCTAGAGTAGCCCCATGGCGCGTGCACAAATCAGATGAAAGAGTCCAAGGAATTAACTTTTCCATGACAGTGTTTGCAAAATACTGAGGGTCATATtttacaagaaaagaaagagcctCTGCAGCAAGTTCTCGCAAGCTTTTATCCTAAAGATAAATTGAAACAACACAGTAAAAGGAATAACCATAAACTGTTAATAACTGAGAGAATATGAACAAATTTATCCCCAAAATATGACATAATGCAAGGATTTGTGTGCATGTGTGACAAAAATTCAAGGAATAATACTACTTAGAAGGAAAAATATAATGGACAAAATAAAAAGGTTCTATTATCCTCTGTAGTCACATCTATAGAATAGAAGAGTTTTACATTGGAAATAACTCCCTTTTCATTTTTGTTTCCCtactttaaaattaaatctaatttCATCTTAGTAAACCATAAAGCATACACATTCTGGGAAGATTCCCAATGTTGCTTTGCTGTGTATGATTTCCCTATAACAATTTTATTATTCAATGTGCAGAAATCAGGATCAACTTATATTACTTGGAAGGTAAACTAGAATGCAAGTGCAATTAGGGTTAACATGTGAGCAATTGAGCTAGAAGTAAAGCATACCCAGTGGCAAATTTTTCTATCCAGCAGGTCATCCACGAACGGAAGAAGATATCCTTCATACTGAGCAATGAAGACGGCAACATGAAGATAGGAGTGTATTCgagaagaaagtgagaaataGTCTGCAGTATTCACTATGTCAATGCCATGTGGATAATTCCCTTGCCGTCCAACATTCTCCTGAAAAGCAGCTGCTGCTGCTCTTCTGCAGTTAACCTAAGATCACAGGTTGATTAGGACATTCTGTTCACGTGGAATGATGGAATGAATCTCAACCATTCTAGAACAAAATCAAGTCACAAGAAGGGCGTGAAAGATAAATGGACCTCACGGTCATAGCATGCAACTGTAAGGAGGTGTGGGGCAAGGTGTTCTAAGATGCTTCTCATATCTGCATGATAATATGAACGCCCAAATGCCCAACATACATATGCAGCTGCATCACGTACATGAGAACCAACACTGTGTGGACCTCTCCGAACATCATAGTGTAGCGCctgattaaaaaattttgtttaaaatttcaaCCATTACATAGCTGTTGTATCTCAAACAACGGCTCAACATAGTTCAAATTTAGAAGAAAACAACAATGAAACAAATCTTTGGCAACAACAGCAATGAATAAGGGGAAACTATCATCATTAACATTGCAGTAAAGAGTCTAGTTAAATTAAAAGTGTGATTCGAAGGATTTATCAGGCCAACTAGAAAATTGAGAACACCAGCTATAAACCATACTGTCAAGGAAAGGGAAGATGTCTTAAGCTTCATAGGCATCAAAAGATAGGGAAATGTACCCTAGAGTAAGAAAACAAAACTTTAAATTAGTAGAAGATTCACTCCATTCTTATATTCTATCTTTTACAATTTCTTTCCTATCATATATGTTGTGTTGCAATAAGCTGCTGCAAGGTGTCAGAATTGTCCTTAGATTCTTACTTGGAGCAACGTAACAACGATAACGAAGCTTTGTCCCCCAAGATAAGGTTGGCTAATGTCATGATACAGCATTAATAAAGTAATTTGACCAACTAAACAATTATAAGCTGCTATAATAACTTTTTAGGTCCCAATCTTATATCTCTAAGCCTACGGATACATCTATAAATTTAAGCATCACCTTCACAACAACAGGAACAACTTTAGGAAGACTAATAGGCAAGAGAAGGCCTCGACGAGCAAGTTCAGCTAAAGCTAAACAGCCTCCATGCCAGGAACCATCACCCTGAAAAAAGTGATGCATGTAAGCTATAATAGAGGATCAGAAAATAGTTAGGCATAGTATAATTATACTGCAATGCAAATGAAAACCTAGGTAGTGGAATGTAACTTTAGCTAGTAAAATATAGTTGTTAGGTCAAGAGCCTATATGAAATTATAGTCAAGTACCATACCTCACCAGGTGAAAATAGCTCCAAAACAGATGATAAAACCTCCTCAGAAAGAGATGATGCCAATCGTGAAGTTATACGCCCAATGCCTTTAGCTGCAGACCAGCGGACAATGGTATCCTATAACCGAAAGCAATATTTCAGTAATTGGAATTATAACAAATGGACAATGTCAACAAAGTCATTACAACTTTCAATAGCTTAGACAACTAATTTATACAAACCATTTACAAAGAAATCAAGCAACAAACATCAGTTTGCTTTGTAATGTATCATCATTTACATGTAACCAGACATAACATCATCCTTCATATCATCTAATGTCAGCAACTTAGCACAGAGGTGAAACACAAAAATTCACTATAAGAATCTAACCTTTTAGACATACCATATCCCTTAAACCAGATAGCAACATCTCAATAATCTCTTCAACATTTTCTGGAACCTCCATATCTTCATCTTCTGCCCCATCTATAACTTCATTTGATTTGTAGGAGTTGCCATACGCAGCCATATTGGACTGATCAATTGAAATGGATGTATTCAAAGAAACATTTAGTTTGGTAGTCCTTCCCTGCATGACAGGCATACAGTCGTCAGAGCAAGAAAATAGACAGACATGAAGGCTCTACAGTTGCTTATGAAAAGACAATAACATTTTAGTTTGCTAAAGACCCtgctacaacaacaacaaagcattATCCCACTAGATGGGGTACTAAGCAGCCCATTATATTCTAttgtagtgaagaaagaggtagaagaactttccaagtcatccttcaagttcagGAGAAAAAGCTGACAACAGACGACATTTAAAACAATTTCCATTGATGCAGCAGAACAAATAATAATTCAGAAAGTAGCCAGGCATAAGATATGGTCATAACTCTCAACTTTTAGTAGTAATTTAAACAACTGAGCACACTGCAAAGTCCATAATGATTTAGCATACTAGTAAAACAAATCTTCAAAAATGTGAAATTTCATTATTAAATCTTTTCTATGAACTCACTGTCAATATTAAAATTTTCACAAATCTGAACCATTGTTTATTAAGTGCTATTCATATTTTCACCACCAATAATGGCTCTAATCTCATTATTC
This window harbors:
- the LOC112775727 gene encoding tubulin-folding cofactor D, which produces MEPKQETVKNNDDGVSEDLTLNQDEDEFDSKERVLHKYFLQEWKLLKSLLDDTVSNGRVSDPSSVHKFRSIIDKYQEQGQLIEPYLESMVSPLMNIIRSRTIELGVASDEILEIIKPICIIIYSLVTVCGYKAVIKFFPHQVSDLELAVSLLEKCHLTSSGTALRQESTGEMEAKCVMLLWLYILVLVPFDISTVDTSIANNENLNEFELAPLVLRIIGFCKDYLATAGPMRTMAGLVLSRLLTRPDMPKAFTSFVEWTHEVMSSVTEDILHHFQLLGAVEAMAAIFKAGSRNLLLNVIPIVWKDTSILYKSSTAARSPLLRKFIMKLTQRIGLTALPHRLPSWRYTGRTTKLNVSLNTSISIDQSNMAAYGNSYKSNEVIDGAEDEDMEVPENVEEIIEMLLSGLRDMDTIVRWSAAKGIGRITSRLASSLSEEVLSSVLELFSPGEGDGSWHGGCLALAELARRGLLLPISLPKVVPVVVKALHYDVRRGPHSVGSHVRDAAAYVCWAFGRSYYHADMRSILEHLAPHLLTVACYDREVNCRRAAAAAFQENVGRQGNYPHGIDIVNTADYFSLSSRIHSYLHVAVFIAQYEGYLLPFVDDLLDRKICHWDKSLRELAAEALSFLVKYDPQYFANTVMEKLIPWTLSSDLCTRHGATLATGELVLALHQCSYALPSDKQKTLAGVVPAIEKARLYRGKGGEIMRSAVSRFIECISISKVALSEKIKRSLLDTLNENLRHPNSQIQNAAVKALKHFILAYLLASDNKGTSDVTAKYLNMLTDPNVAVRRGSALAIGVLPYELLAGQWRNVVLKLCSCCAIEKNPEDRDAEARVNAVRGLISICETLISGREDAATSLTENDISLSVLIKNEVMMSLFKALDDYSVDNRGDVGSWVREAALDGLEKCTYMLCKIDKSASLSGTPDGKEIESLVQPLNDNLPKNNQELLLFDENLATSLIRGICKQAVEKMDKLREAAANVLPRILYNQMIYIPYIPFREKLEEIIPKEAEPKWAVPSYSYPCFVQLLQFGCYSRDVLSGLVISIGGLQDSLKKISLSALLEYLEGVESEEHNTRMSREYMLSVDILWVLQQYEKCDRVIIPSLKTIEALFSKKVFLNMEANTPTFCAGVLDCLAIELKGSKDFSKLYAGIAILGYVASVLEPINMRAFSQLVSFLVHRYPKIRKAAAEQAYLVLLQNGNLVAQDKIERALEIICDTCWDGDMDLAKQERVALCETVGLEVGPIGKNTDGASRKTSTKKPTNLDENASYSSLVESSGF